The Mycobacterium haemophilum DSM 44634 sequence TCGGCCGGATGGCTCTGTGACGGAACCATGGTTCGCCTTTCATATCGACGCGATTGCGGCCACGGTTTCTTCAGCGTCAGCGTCCTGATGTGCGGCTTCGCCCAGCATGGTGACAATGCTGGTGACAACCGGCTTGCCCTCCGCATCGGTGACTTCGCTGCGGATTTCTGCGATCACAGTGCCGTGGGACTCGATCACCGAGTCGAGATAGGTGTCGAAGTAGAGCTTATCCTGCGCCAGAATCGGGCGGTAGAAGCGGAATTTCTGGTCGCGATGGAACACCCGGGCGATATTGATCGGGATGTTGAATTTGGTGAAGATCTCGAGCTGCACGCGTCGCCCAGCGATCGCCAGGAAGGTCAGCGGGGCCACTAGTGCAGGGTATCCGGCCTCGACGGCTGCAGCCTCGTTGTAGTGGGTTGGGTGGTCGTCTTTAACCGCGATCGCGAACTCACGGATTTTCTCGCGTCCGACTTGGAAGTGATCCAGCTGTCGGTAATGCTTGCCGATGAGTCCTTCGGCCTCTAGGGGAACTGTCATGACGCTGCGCTCTCCGCTCAACTATGGGCTCAACGGCGCAGCTTATCAGCGTGATTGGCGACGCGACCCTTGGGTTCGATGCGGTCGGTGCGCCTCTCGTGCGATTACTCGCGCTCGCGGCGACGCGACACGTGGTTTGATGCGGTCGGTGCGCCTCTCGTGCGATTACTCGCGCTCGCGGCGACGCGACACGGCTGCCGCCAACGCGCCGCCCGCGGCGCCCAACGCCAAGGCCGACGGCACCCCGATCCGAGCGGCCTTGCGAGCGGTTCGAAAGTCGCGGATCTCCCAGCCCCGTTCACGGGCCAGACTGCGCAACCGGGCGTCCGGGTTGATGGCAACCGCCGTGCCCACCAACGACAGCATGGGCACGTCGTTGTAGCTGTCGGAATAGGCGGTGCAGCGTTTCAGATTGAGGCCCTCCCGGATCGCCAGCGACCGGACCGCGTGCGCTTTCCCGGCTCCATGCAGGATCTCGCCGACCAGTCTGCCGGTGAATACCCCGGCTACCGACTCGGCGACCGTTCCCAGTGCGCCGGTCAGACCGAGTCGACGTGCGATGGTGGTAGCGAGTTCGTATGGCGTGGCAGTGATCAGCCACACCTGCTGGCCGGCATCAAGGTGCATCTGGGTGAGCTCGCGGGTGCCAGCCCAGATTTTGTCGGCGATGATCTCGTCGTAGATCTCCTCGCCCAGAGTGACTAGCTCCTCGACCGATCGTCCCTCGATGAACGCGAGTGCTTTGCGCCTGCCGGCGGCCACGTCCTCGCTATTTTCTCTGCCGAGCAACTGAAACTTAGCTTGGGCGTAGATGAATCCGAGTACATCGCGATAGGTGAAATAGTCGCGAGCGGCCAGCCCGCGACCGAAATGCACCGCCGACGAGCCCTGCACCAGCGTGTTGTCGACGTCGAAGAATGCCGCCGCGGTCAGGTCAATCGGCGGTTGCGGGCCGACCCCGGCGTCGGCCACTGCGGTGTGCATGTCGTTAAGCGACCGGTTGGCGCTCGCGTTGTCGGCTAGGGAATCCAGCTCAATGCGACCGTTATGTGCGTTGCCCAGGTCAGGGGAAGCCATCGCGAAACCCTCCTAAATCGCTGCGCTTGCCCGGTGGCCGGTTCGGTGGCCGACATCAACCCTATCTGGCAAATGTGTTGCGGAGGTTTACGCATCTAGCCGGTGAGTCAGCGTCGCGATGTTAACTGCGAATCGCGGAGGCCACGCCCAGCGGTCCATCGGCTCACGACCACATCGCCAAATTCGTTGACATGGCGTCAGTGTAGTTGTGGTGCGCGGTCGCACCGGCGGCTTCCAACTGCGCTAACGCGTTGCGCATCAGCGTCTCGCCGCGGGCCCAGTGCCGGCGCACCTCGGCATGTGCCGCCGCACCTTGTCCCGACCACATTGCACGCAGATTGGTTACCAGAGAGTCGATTTCGGCGAGCATGCTTCCTGCCTAGCGCCGAAACTCGGCCATCTGTTGGCTTGGGCTACAGCCGTGTCAACATCGACAGGCCCACCGGGCCACAATTCACTGTGGGTTCACTCGCAGAGCCTCTCGACCACGGCTGCCACACTGGTGGCCATGACCGAGGCGCCAAGTCGGCCGCAGGTTGAGCTGCTAACCCGCGACGGGTGCACCATCTGCGGGCGAGTACACGCCCAGCTGACTGAACTGGCTGGTGAGCTGGGCTTCGATCTGACGGTGACGGATGTCGACGCCGCGGCGCTGGCGGGCAACCCTGGGCTGCGGGTGGCCTTCGGCGACCGTCTGCCGGTGATCCTGCTCGACGGCCGCGAGCACAGCTACTGGGAGGTCGACGAGGCCCGGCTCCGCGCGGATCTGACCCGCTGACGATATTTGGTAGCCCACTTGATCAACGTCTACCGTAGACACCAGTCCGCTTACTGGATGAAAGCAAGGGAGCTGGCCAGGTGATGCTGCCGTGAGCATCCTGCTCTTCGGGGTTTCGCACCGCAGTGCGCCGGTCTCGGTCTTAGAACAACTCAGCCTGGACGAACCCGATCAGATCAAGATCGTCGACCGAGTGCTGCAGTCCCCGCTGGTGACCGAGGCGATGGTGCTGTCGACCTGTAACCGGGTTGAGGTCTACGCCGTGGTGGACGCGTTCCACGCCGGTTTGTCAGTGATCGGGCAGGTGCTGTCGGAATACTCCGCGATGTCGATCGGCGACCTGACCAAATACGCCTACGTCCGCTACAGCGAGGCTGCCGTCGAGCACCTGTTCGCGGTCACCAGCGGCCTGGATTCAGCGGTGGTCGGCGAGCAGCAGGTGCTGGGTCAGGTGCGCCGCGCATATGCCGCCGCTGAGGCTAATCGCGCGGTCGGCCGGGTGTTGCACGAGGTGGCCCAACGAGCGTTGTCGGTGGGTAAGCGGGTGCATTCCGAAACCGCCATTGACGCTGCCGGGGCCTCGGTGGTGTCGGTCGCCCTTGGCATGGCCGAACGCACGCTGGGCGGGCTGGCGGGCCGGACCGCGGTAGTGATCGGCGCTGGCGCGATGGGTGCACTCTCGTCGTCGCACCTGACGCAGGCCAACATCGGGCGCATCAAGGTACTCAACCGGTCGTTGTCTCGAGCGCGGCGGCTGGCCGACAAGATCGGTGAATCGGGCGTGCCGGCGGAGGCACGGACCCTTGATCAGCTGGCCGAGGCACTGGCGAACGCTGACCTAGTGGTCAGCTGTACGGGGGCGGTGAGCCCCGTGGTTTCGTTGGCCGACGTGCACCATGCGCTGGCCGCCATGCGCCGTGACGAAACGACCCAGCCGTTGGTGATATGCGATTTGGGCATGCCGCGCGACGTGGATCCGGCGGTGGCCAAACTGCCCGGCGTTTGGGTCGTCGATGTGGACGGTGTGCAGCGTGAACCGTCGGCTCACGCCACTGCCGCCGACGTCGATGCCGCGCGCCGCATTGTGGCGGCCGAAGTGGCCACATATCTGGCCGGGCAGCGGATGGCCGAGGTAACCCCGACGGTGACGGCGTTGCGTCAGCGAGCCGCCGATGTGGTCGAGGCGGAGTTGCTGCGCCTAGACCACCGGCTGCCTGGGCTGGACAGCGGCCAGCGTGAGGAGGTGGCACGCACCGTGCGACGGGTGGTGGACAAGCTGCTGCATGCGCCTACCGTGCGGATCAAGCAGCTCGCCAGTGCCCCCGGCGGTGACAGCTACGCCGAGGCGCTGCGCGAGCTTTTCGAGCTTGACCAGACCGCCGTTGATGCGGTCGCCACCGCAGGTGAATTACCAGTGGTAGCAAGCGGATTCGACGACGCCATTAGGCACGGCACAAGTGCTGCGCAGGGCAGCTCCAAACATCCCACCGAGTAGTTGATTGGCCCACGTGATCCGGATAGGCACTCGGGGCAGCCTGCTAGCCACCACCCAGGCTGCGCTCGTTAGAGACGCTCTCATCGCCAACAGGCATCCCGCGGAGTTGGTGATCATCAGCACCGCGGGCGATCAATCGTCTGCGCCTATCGAAAGTCTGGGTGTGGGCGTCTTCACCACCGCATTGCGTGAGGCGATCGAAGAAGGCCGTGTCGATGCTGCGGTGCACTCGCACAAGGATTTGCCAACCGCCGACGACCCGCGGTTCACGGTGGCGGCGATACCGCCACGAAACGACCCCCGCGACGCCGTGATAGCCCGCGACGGGCTGGTGCTTGCGGAATTGCCGGCCGGATCACTGGTGGGCACGTCCTCGCCGCGGCGGGCAGCACAGCTTAGGGCATTGGGTCTCGGTTTGGAAATCCGCCCCCTACGAGGCAACCTAGATACCAGGTTGAACAGGGTAAGCAGTGGTGATCTTGACGCCATCGTGGTGGCCCGGGCCGGGTTGGCCCGGCTGGGACGCCTCGATGAAGTCACCGAGACGCTAGATCCGGTGCAGATGGTGCCCGCACCGGCTCAAGGTGCGCTCGCGGTCGAATGCCGTGCTGGTGACAGCCGGTTGGCGGCAGTGCTGGCGGAGTTGGACGACGCCGACACGCGTGCGGCGGTCACTGCGGAGCGAGCCCTGCTCGCCGAACTGGAGGCCGGCTGCTCCGCACCGGTGGGCGCGATCGCTGAGGTGGTCGAGTCCAGCGATGAGGAAGGCCGCGTCTTCGAAGAGTTGTCGCTGCGCGGCTGCGTGGCGGCGCTGGACGGATCCGACGTGATCCGCGCGTCCGGCATCGGCACGTCCGGTCGGGCAAGCGAGCTTGGGCTCGCGGTCGCCGCCGAGCTGTTCGAGCTCGGTGCCCGGGAGCTGATGTGGGGAGCGCGGCCAGACCGGGCGCGAGGAAGTTGAACGAGAGTGGTGGGAGCGACAATGACGACGCGAGGGCGCAAGCCGAGACCGGGCCGCATCACCTTTGTGGGCGCCGGTCCAGGCGCCCCGGGATTACTGACTACCCAGGCTGCCGCGGTGCTGGCAAACGCCGCACTGGTTTTCATCGACCCCGATGTACCTGAGCCGGTGTTGGCGCTGATTGGCAAGGACCTGCCACCGGTCTCTGGCCCGGCACCCGCCGGTCCGGCTGCGGCCGCTGGCGGCGCTGCCGAGGGTGCTCCCGATGGGGATCACAACCACGCCGCACCGGCGGTCATGTCCGGTGGCGCCGACATCCGTCCTGCGCTGGGTGATCCCACCGAGGTCGCCAAGATGCTGACCGCCGAGGCTCGTTCGGGTGCCGACGTGGTGCGGCTGGTGGCGGGTGATCCGTTGACGGTGGACGCGGTCATCACCGAGGTGAACGCCGTGGCACGCACCCACCTACACATCGAGATTGTGCCTGGCTTGGCCGCCAGCAGCGCTGTCCCGACCTATGCCGGGCTGCCGCTGGGTTCGTCGCACACGGTGGCTGATGTGCGTGACCCACATGTGGATTGGGACGCGTTGGCCGCGGCTCCCGGGCCGCTGATTCTGCAAGCCACCGCATCACATCTGGCCGACGCGGCGCGCACCCTGATCGACCACGGGCTGGCCGAGGCCACACCCTGCGTGGTGACTGCGCAGGGCACGACCTGCCAGCAACGTTCTGTCGAAACCACGCTGGCGGGATTGGCTGACCCGGCCGTCCTGAGCGGCGCCTTGCAGGATCAGGGGGCCAAGCTGTCCCCGTCCGGGGGGGACCCGCTGACCGGGCCGCTGGTGGTGACCATCGGCAAGACGGTGACCAGCCGGGCGAAGCTGAACTGGTGGGAGAGCCGCGCACTCTACGGTTGGACCGTGTTGGTGCCGCGCACCAAGGACCAGGCCGGCGAGATGAGCGAGCGGCTGACGTCGTACGGCGCGTTGCCGGTTGAGGTGCCGACCATCGCCGTCGAGCCGCCGCGCAGTCCCGCTCAGATGGAGCGCGCCGTTAAGGGGCTGGTCGACGGTCGTTTCCAATGGGTGGTGTTCACCTCCACCAATGCGGTGCGCGCGGTGTGGGAGAAGTTTGGCGAGTTCGGTCTGGATGCCCGAGCCTTCTCCGGGGTGAAGATCGCCTGCGTCGGCGAGGCGACCGCCGACCGGGTCCGTGCCTTCGGGATCAGCCCGGAGCTGGTGCCGGCCGGGGAACAGTCGTCGCTGGGTCTGCTGGACGAATTCCCGCCTTATGACAGCGTTTTCGATCCGGTGAACCGTGTTTTGCTGCCGCGCGCTGACATCGCCACCGAAACGCTTGCCGAGGGACTGCGCGAGCGTGGCTGGGAGATCGAGGATGTCACCGCTTATCGGACGGTGCGGGCCGCACCCCCGCCGGCGGCCACCCGGGAAATGATCAAGACGGGCGGCTTCGACGCCGTGTGCTTCACCTCCAGCTCCACGGTGCGCAACTTGGTCGGTATTGCCGGCAAACCGCACGCGCGGACCATCATCGCCTGCATCGGGCCCAAGACCGCCGAGACCGCCGCCGAGTTTGGCTTGCGGGTGGATGTCCAGCCCGAAACCGCCGCGGTTGGTCCGTTAGTTGACGCCCTGGCCGAACATGCCGCTCGGCTGCGCGCCGAGGGCGCGCTGCCCCCACCGCGCAAGAAGAGCCGCAGGCGCTAGTGGCGATCGCCAGCGCGGCGGAGCCGGGCGCAGCGGGTCGGCACTCATCGAACCTAGTGGCTGCCCACTGGCCGAGCGCGCGTGTCTGCACGGCGACACGCCGTCGGGGCTGGCATTTTGCGGACGCTCGCGGCCAGCATGGGTAGCTACCCGCGGCACCGGCCGCGTCGGCTTCGATCAACCCCCGCGATGCGCCGCCTGGTGGCGCAGACCTCGCTGGAGCCAAGGCATTTAGTGCTGCCGATGTTCGTCGCCGACGGTATCGACGAGCCGCGGCCGATTGCTTCCATGCCGGGCGTTGTGCAGCACACCCGGGATTCGTTGCGCCGCGCCGCCGACGAGGCCGTCGCCGCCGGGGTGGGTGGACTGAACCTGTTCGGCGTACCCCGCGACCAGGATAAGGACGCAACCGGCTCGATCGGGGTAGATCCCGACGGCATCCTCAATGTCGCTCTTCGCGACCTGGTCAAGGATCTCGGCGATGCCACCGTATTGATGGCCGATACCTGCCTGGACGAGTTTACCGACCACGGGCACTGCGGCGTCCTCGACGAGCGGGGCCGAGTGGATAACGACGCCACCGTGGCACGATACGTGGAACTGGCTGTGGCGCAAGCGGAATCCGGTGCTCACATGGTTGGGCCGAGCGGGATGATGGACGGCCAAGTAGGCGCGATCCGCGACGGACTGGACAGCGCCGGATACACCGATGTAGCGATCCTGGCTTACGCCGCGAAGTTTGCCTCGGCGTTCTATGGACCGTTCCGCGAGGCGGTGAGCTGTAGCCTGTCCGGCGACCGGCGCACCTACCAGCAGGAGCCAGGCAATGCCCGCGAGGCGTTGCGCGAAATCGAGCTGGATCTCGACGAGGGCGCAGACATCATCATGATCAAACCCGCGTTGGGGTACCTGGACGTCGTCGCCGCTGCGGCCGCCGTTTCGCCGGTGCCGGTGGCCGCCTATCAAGTCTCGGGGGAATACGCGATGATTTGCGCTGCGGCCGCAAACAACTGGATTGACGAACGTGCCGCTGCGCTGGAGTCGTTGACGAGTATCCGGCGCGCCGGGGCAGATATCGTGCTCACCTACTGGGCTGCTGATGTGGCGGGTTGGCTGTCGTGATGACGTCAACGACGGAGGCCAACCGCAAGCCGTTGTTTTATGAGCCCGGCGCCAGCTGGATTTGGCTGCTATCGGGACCGGCGGCAGCGACGGCCATGATCTTGATTGAAATCTGGAGCGGCGCAGCGGTGCAGCCGGTGGTCCCGTTGATCTTTCTGGTGCTGGTGTCTGGGTTTGTCGGCATCCAGGTGAAGGCGGCGCGGATCCATTCCTCGGTCGAACTGACCGACCATGTCCTGCGTCAGGGCACCGAGACGATCCTCGTTGCCGAAATCGTGAAGATCTACCCGGAAGCCGAGAATTCACCGGCGTCCGACCAGGAGCTGCAGCCGTGGCAGTCGGCGCGGGCGCTTGGCGAATTGGTCGGGGTGCCGCGCGG is a genomic window containing:
- a CDS encoding uroporphyrinogen-III synthase, which encodes MTTRGRKPRPGRITFVGAGPGAPGLLTTQAAAVLANAALVFIDPDVPEPVLALIGKDLPPVSGPAPAGPAAAAGGAAEGAPDGDHNHAAPAVMSGGADIRPALGDPTEVAKMLTAEARSGADVVRLVAGDPLTVDAVITEVNAVARTHLHIEIVPGLAASSAVPTYAGLPLGSSHTVADVRDPHVDWDALAAAPGPLILQATASHLADAARTLIDHGLAEATPCVVTAQGTTCQQRSVETTLAGLADPAVLSGALQDQGAKLSPSGGDPLTGPLVVTIGKTVTSRAKLNWWESRALYGWTVLVPRTKDQAGEMSERLTSYGALPVEVPTIAVEPPRSPAQMERAVKGLVDGRFQWVVFTSTNAVRAVWEKFGEFGLDARAFSGVKIACVGEATADRVRAFGISPELVPAGEQSSLGLLDEFPPYDSVFDPVNRVLLPRADIATETLAEGLRERGWEIEDVTAYRTVRAAPPPAATREMIKTGGFDAVCFTSSSTVRNLVGIAGKPHARTIIACIGPKTAETAAEFGLRVDVQPETAAVGPLVDALAEHAARLRAEGALPPPRKKSRRR
- a CDS encoding FAS1-like dehydratase domain-containing protein; the encoded protein is MTVPLEAEGLIGKHYRQLDHFQVGREKIREFAIAVKDDHPTHYNEAAAVEAGYPALVAPLTFLAIAGRRVQLEIFTKFNIPINIARVFHRDQKFRFYRPILAQDKLYFDTYLDSVIESHGTVIAEIRSEVTDAEGKPVVTSIVTMLGEAAHQDADAEETVAAIASI
- the hemC gene encoding hydroxymethylbilane synthase, yielding MIRIGTRGSLLATTQAALVRDALIANRHPAELVIISTAGDQSSAPIESLGVGVFTTALREAIEEGRVDAAVHSHKDLPTADDPRFTVAAIPPRNDPRDAVIARDGLVLAELPAGSLVGTSSPRRAAQLRALGLGLEIRPLRGNLDTRLNRVSSGDLDAIVVARAGLARLGRLDEVTETLDPVQMVPAPAQGALAVECRAGDSRLAAVLAELDDADTRAAVTAERALLAELEAGCSAPVGAIAEVVESSDEEGRVFEELSLRGCVAALDGSDVIRASGIGTSGRASELGLAVAAELFELGARELMWGARPDRARGS
- a CDS encoding HAD family hydrolase, giving the protein MASPDLGNAHNGRIELDSLADNASANRSLNDMHTAVADAGVGPQPPIDLTAAAFFDVDNTLVQGSSAVHFGRGLAARDYFTYRDVLGFIYAQAKFQLLGRENSEDVAAGRRKALAFIEGRSVEELVTLGEEIYDEIIADKIWAGTRELTQMHLDAGQQVWLITATPYELATTIARRLGLTGALGTVAESVAGVFTGRLVGEILHGAGKAHAVRSLAIREGLNLKRCTAYSDSYNDVPMLSLVGTAVAINPDARLRSLARERGWEIRDFRTARKAARIGVPSALALGAAGGALAAAVSRRRERE
- a CDS encoding glutamyl-tRNA reductase, with the protein product MSILLFGVSHRSAPVSVLEQLSLDEPDQIKIVDRVLQSPLVTEAMVLSTCNRVEVYAVVDAFHAGLSVIGQVLSEYSAMSIGDLTKYAYVRYSEAAVEHLFAVTSGLDSAVVGEQQVLGQVRRAYAAAEANRAVGRVLHEVAQRALSVGKRVHSETAIDAAGASVVSVALGMAERTLGGLAGRTAVVIGAGAMGALSSSHLTQANIGRIKVLNRSLSRARRLADKIGESGVPAEARTLDQLAEALANADLVVSCTGAVSPVVSLADVHHALAAMRRDETTQPLVICDLGMPRDVDPAVAKLPGVWVVDVDGVQREPSAHATAADVDAARRIVAAEVATYLAGQRMAEVTPTVTALRQRAADVVEAELLRLDHRLPGLDSGQREEVARTVRRVVDKLLHAPTVRIKQLASAPGGDSYAEALRELFELDQTAVDAVATAGELPVVASGFDDAIRHGTSAAQGSSKHPTE
- the hemB gene encoding porphobilinogen synthase; amino-acid sequence: MGSYPRHRPRRLRSTPAMRRLVAQTSLEPRHLVLPMFVADGIDEPRPIASMPGVVQHTRDSLRRAADEAVAAGVGGLNLFGVPRDQDKDATGSIGVDPDGILNVALRDLVKDLGDATVLMADTCLDEFTDHGHCGVLDERGRVDNDATVARYVELAVAQAESGAHMVGPSGMMDGQVGAIRDGLDSAGYTDVAILAYAAKFASAFYGPFREAVSCSLSGDRRTYQQEPGNAREALREIELDLDEGADIIMIKPALGYLDVVAAAAAVSPVPVAAYQVSGEYAMICAAAANNWIDERAAALESLTSIRRAGADIVLTYWAADVAGWLS
- a CDS encoding glutaredoxin family protein, whose product is MTEAPSRPQVELLTRDGCTICGRVHAQLTELAGELGFDLTVTDVDAAALAGNPGLRVAFGDRLPVILLDGREHSYWEVDEARLRADLTR